The following is a genomic window from Nicotiana tabacum cultivar K326 chromosome 3, ASM71507v2, whole genome shotgun sequence.
ATGATTGCCAGCTGCTTTGGCAGCAGCATTTGAAGTAAAACCATTATGTAAATCCTTGGTAGATGATTTAGTTTCAAAGGTTAAAACCTGCTCTCCTGAACAACCGTCTGCCATTTGATTGCCGGTATCTTCTGTTCCCTTTAATTCCTTTTTCCCTTCATCTGCTTCAGAATGGTGTCTCGTTGATTCAGAGACATCATCACTTTTTATATTATCACGGGATGTGAGGGTTGCAGAAGACATATTGCACTCAACAGCAGTGAAAGCATTGTGATCGTGTGGCAAGGAACTGATTCCATCAACAAGTGCCTCCATTGTGTTCTTTGGTATTAGACACTGCCATCACACAATTAAAACTGAAGAAATTTAGCTACCAATGTCATTTTAACTAAATTTTACTACTTCTTTTCAAACAAGACTTGATGTCATGATCGCATAATGCAGCAAAAAGCCAATGAACAAATTGAGGAAGTAGCTCAGAATAAAATGATCAGACAACACGTCCTAACCGGTCATGAGCACAGACTTGTTCGAAAGGGGCGGAGCTAGCCTTTAGCTTACAAGGTTGGTctgaacccagtagctttggtcGAAATCATGtattatttgtcttaaaaaaatcATTGAATaattacaaattattaatttagaacttagtaacttaaaaggataaaatttttgaacccataaacttcaaatcctgaCTCCACCTCTAATCGTTCGAGGTATTAAACCACAACTCACTCTCTGGCGGAGCCATGAATTCTAACAAGAGGATTCAAAAAAATGTTAAACACACACTTGAGATTCAAACCTACAATCTACCGCAATTGTGGGCCACATTTTACAACTACACTTGAAGTTTTCACAAGGAGAATCAATAATTTATGTAATACATAGAAATTTACTTTTACCTCCATACACAATATAATTTTCAGGTGAAGGGAATTCAATTGAACTCCTTCAAACTATGTAGCTCAGCCTCTGAGTCAGTGATTACATTTCAACTATCCGATCACATAACACCAGAAATCGAAGATTTTGAGCAATAGGAAGTACTGTAAAAATCAGCACAGAGAAAGAATGAAAGTAAAAAAAGAGAGTCAGAGATTGTTGATTTCACCTGATTACAATATGCAGAAGAATGAATGATCTGTCATAATTATTGACGAAAAGTGAACTCGCTCAAAAAGAGTCACAGCTTTGCATTGGGAACTGCTTTTTCTTTGTATTGTTTTCTGAGTTCCTTTTTCAGATCCGATCGAAACAACGACGAGTGATGAGTTAGTAACTGTAATAATTTCGGCTAAACGATTTAAAAAAATGGATAATGGGCTGGAATAGTAATTAATTTGGGAGAAAAAGAGAGCCAATGAATCAAAACGAAGCTCCCAACAAGCAAGCAAAAGGCAAATGAAACAGAGCAAAGCTTAagtaactctctctctctctctctctgtttctgttttcttcttcatcttcacctttttcttgtttttgtaaACGCTTATATCGTAATCCTATACAAatgcttctttctttttttcgtaAAATACGAAAAGACAAAAACAAATACTATTACTGTAACTTTCGGCACAGAGTGTGGAAGAGAGGactgaaaaaataatttatttattattgttactgaTGACTTTTTTACTGAGAGCCACTGGTAGTTTACTGCTGTCTGCTGAATGATTCAGTGTTTTTGACTGTCACCAAGGTAAAAAAAAGAAGTCTAAATTTCATGCAAGTGGGAAAGCATGTTTTCGGATTGTTATTTAAGATGtttcggtttttaaaattttaaattttaaatttgaaataagAAATTCCAGTTTCAAATGATGGGATATTAAATGAACGAGAACGGAATAATGTACAAACATAAATATCATTAAAGAAATGGTAAGAAAATTCTGGTGAATGAAGCAACTATCTTCAAATTGAAACTATGTAATATACTAATATTCATTGTTATGGAAGGCATAACAAATTTCACTCTATTTCGGGTTCGagcttgaaaatataaaaaaaatattataggaaGCGTTTTTCTTTTTAATGGGTTTGTATAGTGCAAATTCAAATTCACCTAGACCTTAATACGGGTACAGAATacttaatactccctccgttttaatttatgtgaacctatttttttttagtccgtgccaaaaagaatgacctctttccctatttggaaacaatttacctttatgcaatgatttatagccacacaaaatatatgttcTTTATTTTACACTACAAATTTAaaattcttctctctttttttaaattttgtgctcagtcaaatgggttcacataaattgaaacggatggagtagaaaaaaagagagtaaaAACTTCTCTTCTCAAATATCAATGTAAGTCAAGTCATGTTTGACATGTGATGCTCAAggtcaaaataatttaaaggaagCTACTAGGTTGTGCATATGCTGAAGCGACGAATGACGTGTGGAATGAAGCTAAGATTGATtagcttttttatttttatacttttcaaCTTTAATTATCTTCCTTTCTCAAGCTAATATAAGTTTCAGTGTATTTCAAGGAATACTTTTATTATTGTATAGATTATGGTTGCTACAATCGATATGATTGGAAGGTCCAAATTGCAGTTTAAAATTTGTGATAATCTGACGGCGCAAATAGCTTTTACGTTTACTACTATTAGTTGCTACGCTATTATGTGAGAATTGAAATCCAAGTTTAATGTATTAAGCACAAGTGTTTTATTCCCtttgttcacttttacttgttcatTATTAACTTTACACGcctcttaagaaataataaataaagttcataatttatcgtgatttggaatgagtaattaatattaaggacaaaatagaaaaaaataaattattgataAGCGAAAAgtgataaataaaaataaaaatttatttttagaatacttGACAATTAAAAGTGAACAGAGGTAGTATGTTTACTAAAATTACTTGCTAAAGATGGCAAAACAAAAGTAGAGAGTTCTTATCTCACCAAAGGTTCATTTCTCTCcctccccccaccccaccccccacccccaacCCAAACACACACAAGAAAAAACTGAAAGGCTAATTGTTACTTGTACATTTTGTCAAGACTCAAGATTCGGTATTTTCCATCGGAATAATCATTCCAAAAATTGGTTGAAATAGCAATGGGATTAATTTGCTGGTTATAATTTACTTATCTTTGACATTCGACATTCTTGCCTTGTCATCTAATTAAGCTCAATAATAACTTCATAATATTTGGAaactttttttgtgtgtgtgcgTTGTGGTGTGTGTGGTGGGTGGGGGGGGAGGTTAAATATTTATGCCGAAGCAAGGTAACATTTAATCGGAAGATAAAGGAATTTATCACTTTTATTAGTCCTCCTCTTGATTGGTAAATTGGGAAAGGTATAAGTTAAGGGAAAAGTTAAAATTTAACATATACAAATACTCAGTGGCGGAGGTCGAATCTCCACAAAGAgggttcaaaaaaaaattatagttaGTGGGAATTGAACCCATGACCTTATGTAAATTTTGAACTCCCTTGATCACTAAACTACACTTTTGAATTATGTTAAGagtgttcaaaacttaatatatagaaataaaaaacagattttaccttatatatacagtataatttttcggcgaagggtgtTCGGGTGAACACCTTTGCACCCCTAAATCCTCCCCTGCTAATACTACTACGAATAGTACGTAATAAAACTCCACTTAATTTAGTAGAGTAATAATAAAAGTAAGTAAATCACATGATGAGAAGCACCAAAGTTGAATACATGCATAATAACTACAATTACGGGACAGGGAAAGGACTTTCACATGCACGCACGTGAACCGGAACCATAGCATGTGGACCGTCCCTCTGTCGTGTTCCTTTGATTTATAAAAAGATAACCATTAATGATTAAACTAACCTCTGTATACGCCAAAGTTGATGAATAAATTACTTCCACAAAAACAAGAATATTGTCCAAATAAATTGTTTATATTTAGAAAATTCACTAATTAATATATAACAGCAGAGGTCAATGGCAGTGCGTCCTTTACTTGTGGAATAATCATTAAAAAGTCTTCTGATCCAGAAAATCTCAAGACTGCATAAttgtttctctttctctttttctttgtttttcctcTTTAAGCTACACTAATAAGGGTTTTAGGGTTCAGGATTCATGTGCGTAAAAGGAGCAAAATTTGGGTCGATTATTCCACCAAACTCCGCCAAACTAGCATTGTATCAGACAGAGGCGAATCCAAGATTTTAAATTTACGGTTCCTGTCGCAATttcaaattaatatacaataataactgggttcataaatagatatttaataaattctttaacaaaaataTAAGGTCTacgcaaaagttactgggttcccgAGAACCCATATATCATATTCTAGATCCGCCCCTGGTATCAGATAGCGCTCACCTATTAAGATTTGGAAACAGAAGAATAAACTACCaagtatttttttgtttttgttagattgtaaatcttaatttttcatgattttcgCTCAATTCATTGATCGTTAGTCTACGCATTAAGTAGCAACGTAATTACGAAATAGTAATAGGTATCATCACACGATGGCTGCCGAATTGAAATCTTACCTCCGTCAAAATTTTCgatgattttgaatcatattaACACGCAACTAACAGAAATGTAATGGAAGTTCTGGAATCTCTTCACTCTTAATTTAAGGTCGTAAGAATtgttttcactttctttttgaattttttttttttttttttttgtaatcaGTTTTTAGCcataaaattctcatttttcacttgaagatgaattttggaattttttgaaaatttaaaaaactccaaaaagctgtttttcaaaattttcactcacaaaacttcaaaaacaacccaaaattatattcatgttcaaacacaactctaattttcaaatactattttgacttaaaatttttttttactttttttggaattttataaaattcttatgtccaaacgcccactaagttaGTCCGGTCAGTGAAATTAGGACCAATGATTAAACAAACAAAATCTGCACGTAGATCCTTGGATTTTATGGACCTCAAAGCAGGGGCGGACCCAAGTGGTGAGAagtgggttcaactgaacccgctttgtcaaaaaataatactgtgtatatgtataaattatggtTAAAACAAGGTAAATTTTgtatagaaattatttttgaacccGCTTATGTTAGTTATGGACTTCTCCGACTAaacccgcttgcacaaaattCTGAATTCGCCACTGTTTCAAAAGATATACTAATAGTTTTAATGGAGTATGGAGGGATGATTACATGCAACCTAAACATCCCATCCCCTCCAGAACAGTTTTCTTGGACAAGTATGAAGTATGTAAACTATATTCGTGGCTTTAAATCCAAAAGCAGTCACTCAGTAGGCTACTAATAAGATATATGAGTTAGTGAACCATAAGGTCTCAGATATAAATTTTAATGGACATAAAAATATTACGCAATTTGTTTCTATTTATTCAAGCTTTATTAGACAGAATTATTATGTACTTGTGTTGGTAGAAGACAATAAGTATCCTTAGTATTAGTCGAAGTACGCACAAATTAATTTAAACACTaagattattaaaaaaaaaaaagatacaggTTCATATAAAATAGTATTTGCTTGAATACATGGTGTCCTAACACGTGGTAGAAAAGATAGTGAGACAGTGGTTGCTATCTTGGGGACCCCTGTCTGCAATCAACTATACATGCTTTATGCTTATACCAATCATCACTGTCATTGTAATAAGAGAGTTCATTCCCTGCCTGCTATCATTGAAAAGTTTCTATTACCATAAAAAATATAGGAATGCCTTAGCAATTTCCTTCTTTTTATAGATTTTTCTCCTCCCTGGTGACATTCATCCTTCTTTGTACTTGATAACAGTAGTGTTCCGGTCAATTTGTATTCATTTCGATTATTTTACTGCATACCTGCTACTTCTTATCAATATAGGTATCCCATAACTCTGCCACCAAGACCTAGGCAAATGGAACCTTATAGCTTGTTGTCAAGCTTCTTTTTGGTCAAAAGTGTTTTatggtgtttggccaagcttttggaaggaaaaaaagtgattTTAAGGAGAAGGAGAAGTAGTTTtcgagaagcagaaaaaagtaacttttttccaaaagcacttttttgagaagcacttttgagaaaaatacacttagaagcagctttttaaagcttggccaaacactaatagctgctcagaagtgcttttcaaattaattaaccaaacacaaactgcttctcaccaaaagtacttttgagaaaagcacttttggaaaaaaaaacacttctcaaaataagctgatttttgcagaatggccaaacgggctattagtGTACTTCTACTTCTATTGAGATTTGAACCCATCCTAGTCTCCAATTGTGACCCGAGGCGGAGCTAGAAGCTGAAGTACGGGTTCGGCCGAATCCAATAACTTTTGTCCAAACTCTATATGtattaagaatttaaaattaaatatgtaCACAATGAAATTCAGAACCCAATTACCAACACCTTATGTCGCTATCCTAGAATTTAGAACCTATAAAGTTCAAATCCTAACTCTGTCTCTGATTGTGACATCCTCCTTTCATCCCACAGGGCTCTCAAGAATGCGATACGGTTTGATATTAAGGAACTGATGTATGATTGAGGTATATATCAGCAAAATATTGAACAGGATCATTTGACACAGGCAATTCAACTGAGTTGTATTTCATAATGTATACATAAAGATGAAGGGGGGAAAAGAATCTACATCATAGTCAAGATTGTTCTAGCAAATTTTCTAAGTACAAATTTAAGATGTATCTTCCGGTAGACAACACATCAAGTCTCTTCTCACTAGGCTCATATTTCCCTTTTCGAAGCTGATAACGATGAGTTACCGCTGAAATGGTGTAAGCTCGGCCTTCAATGGTTACACTCTCTCCGCACTGCAAGTTCTGTCATTGAAAATGAGCTTTCTATTAGACCAGACACCATCAAACACTATACCCCATTTGCAAGGCATTGTTAGATGtctttcaattccaaaatcttATGTAGGCCCTATGCATATACCAGTTCAATGAATTAGTGAAGCATTATTGGAAACATAGCAGAAAGGTCACATGTCTTTTGTTTGACATGAATGTTGGATATAGGAAAGGCATCTGTTGCAGTGTGTATGGCTCGCTTACTTTCACGTCAAGCCAACATCCGACTGTTACATTGGAACAAGAACAGCACGACGCATATGACCAGTTCTAAGTCTTAATTTAACTGCCAATAAAGTGTGTAACAACACCATGAATAATAGAGTAGTGATTGCACTAACGGGTAAATAACTTCTTATTGACTTGTATTTTCTGACACATGGCGTATGCTTCTACATTCATCGCCCAGTGAACCAGAAAAAGAGAGAACAAACAAAATCCACTGCTAATCCAGATCGTGAAATTAAATGCACAAAGAGTTTGATGACGGTATAATCAGCCAATTTAAAAATCAGATTCGTTCTTCACTATTAGGTTTTACGGCGAATCATTGAACCCCATTTCTTAATTTCTTCCTGTCTCCAAGAGTAGAACAACTACAACCAATGAGATGATCACCAAGGAACTATAACACAGATGATAATAGAGGGTTGTATATCTTTGATATGGGACCTCAGAGATCAAAATTTGCTTCTTCTGACAGGAATACAGGGTTCCTATTAATGTCATATGTCTTTGTCTTACCACTCACACAGTGCACCGGACCTCATCTTTGATGGGCAGCAAAGAAAAAGGATACATGGCCCCCCTTAAGGGGCGTGCGACCTTTCCAAATTTGAGCCTCCCTTCACAGTAGGATTGGCATCAGCCATTGGGGGATGATATTTTAAATGTTGACAACATCACTTTTATTCTGAGACTTGACTCGGAAGGAGAATGATTCTTCTGATACATACCTATCACAATACAGTACCTGATGACTGGATCGGCTCGAAAGACCAGCTATAGACCCAAAAGCCACCAGTTAGAAGGCGTAACTTTTGAAGATCACCTTATGTTTTAGTTCTAGAAATTTCAATCCGCCAATTTCCAGATGAATAAAGAGAA
Proteins encoded in this region:
- the LOC107824807 gene encoding uncharacterized protein LOC107824807, whose product is MAMVSNTNPFLKSQMHQVYCRKKEKDKGQNPQPYKVIEISPPPKNLGIRCFPSNLQCGESVTIEGRAYTISAVTHRYQLRKGKYEPSEKRLDVLSTGRYILNLYLENLLEQS